Proteins encoded by one window of Streptomyces sp. NBC_01571:
- a CDS encoding steroid 3-ketoacyl-CoA thiolase, translating to MAAEPVIVEAVRTPIGKRGGALANLHPAYLLGETYRELLGRTGIHADCVEQIVGGTVTHAGEQSMNPARTAWLTMGLPYETAATTVDCQCGSSQQASHLTANMIAAGVIDVGISCGVEAMSRVPLGSGSKHGPGKPFPDEWNVDLPNQFEAAERIARRRGLTRENVDSLGLVSQERAAVAWSEERFKRETFAVQVPTTEDEQRAGQGMWRLVDRDEGLRDTSAEALSRLKPVMPTAVHTAGNSSQISDGAAAIMWASKRMARALKLRPRARIVAQALVGADPHFHLDGPVDATRAVLGKAGMSLGDIDLVEINEAFASVVLSWAQVFEQDLEKVNVNGGAIALGHPVGATGARLITTALHELERRDKEFALITMCAGGALATGTIIQRL from the coding sequence ATGGCCGCGGAACCCGTGATCGTCGAAGCCGTACGCACCCCCATCGGCAAGCGCGGCGGCGCGCTCGCCAATCTCCACCCCGCCTATCTCCTGGGCGAGACCTACCGTGAACTCCTCGGCCGCACCGGCATCCACGCCGACTGTGTCGAGCAGATCGTCGGCGGCACGGTGACGCACGCCGGGGAGCAGTCGATGAACCCCGCGCGCACGGCGTGGCTCACCATGGGCCTGCCCTACGAGACCGCCGCGACGACCGTCGACTGTCAGTGCGGCTCCTCGCAGCAGGCCTCGCACCTGACCGCCAACATGATCGCGGCGGGGGTGATCGACGTGGGCATCTCCTGCGGCGTCGAGGCGATGTCGAGGGTGCCGCTGGGCTCGGGGTCCAAGCACGGCCCGGGGAAGCCGTTCCCCGACGAGTGGAACGTGGACCTGCCCAACCAGTTCGAGGCGGCGGAGCGGATCGCCCGTCGCCGGGGGCTGACGCGCGAGAACGTCGACTCGCTCGGTCTCGTCTCGCAGGAGCGGGCGGCCGTGGCCTGGTCGGAGGAGCGCTTCAAGCGGGAGACGTTCGCCGTGCAGGTCCCCACGACGGAGGACGAACAGCGCGCCGGGCAGGGCATGTGGCGACTCGTCGACCGCGACGAGGGGCTTCGCGACACGTCGGCGGAGGCGCTGTCGCGCCTCAAGCCGGTGATGCCCACGGCCGTCCACACGGCGGGCAACTCGTCGCAGATCTCGGACGGAGCCGCCGCGATCATGTGGGCCTCGAAGCGGATGGCGCGGGCACTGAAGCTGCGGCCGCGGGCCCGGATCGTGGCCCAGGCGCTGGTCGGCGCCGACCCGCACTTCCACCTGGACGGACCCGTCGACGCGACACGGGCCGTACTCGGCAAGGCCGGCATGTCGCTCGGTGACATCGACCTGGTCGAGATCAACGAGGCCTTCGCCTCGGTGGTGTTGAGCTGGGCCCAGGTCTTCGAACAGGACCTGGAGAAGGTCAACGTGAACGGCGGCGCGATCGCCCTCGGGCATCCGGTGGGGGCCACGGGAGCGCGCCTGATCACGACGGCACTGCACGAACTGGAGCGCAGGGACAAGGAGTTCGCCCTCATCACCATGTGCGCGGGCGGGGCACTGGCGACCGGGACGATCATTCAGCGGCTGTAG
- a CDS encoding cytochrome P450 produces MPCPALPDGFDFTDPDLLHHRVPLPEFAELRRAEPVRWIPQPPNLAGFQDEGYWAVTRHADVRYVSTHPELFSSSLNTAIIRFNDRIERDAIEVQRLILLNMDPPEHTRVRQIVQRGFTPRAIRALEQRLRDRAHTIVEGARARSGPFDFVTEVACELPLQAIAELIGIPQDDRVKIFEWSNRMIAYDDPEYAITEEVGAESATELISYAMNMAADRKQCPAKDIVSTLVAAEDEGNLGSDEFGFFVLMLSVAGNETTRNAITHGMHAFLTHPEQWELYKRTRPATTAEEIVRWATPVVSFQRTATQDTELGGKLIRKGDRVGLFYASANHDPEVFANPDEFDITRDPNPHLGFGGGGPHYCLGKSLAVLEIDLIFHAIADAMPDLALVGDPRRLRSAWINGVKELQVDAG; encoded by the coding sequence ATGCCCTGTCCAGCGCTGCCCGACGGGTTCGACTTCACCGACCCCGACCTGCTCCACCACCGTGTGCCCCTGCCGGAGTTCGCCGAGCTGCGCCGGGCCGAACCGGTCCGCTGGATACCCCAGCCGCCCAACCTGGCCGGCTTCCAGGACGAGGGCTACTGGGCGGTGACCCGGCACGCGGACGTCAGGTACGTCTCCACGCACCCGGAGCTCTTCTCCTCGTCCCTCAACACCGCGATCATCCGCTTCAACGACCGCATCGAGCGCGACGCGATCGAGGTCCAACGGCTGATCCTGCTCAACATGGACCCGCCCGAGCACACCCGCGTCCGCCAGATCGTGCAGCGCGGTTTCACCCCCCGGGCCATCCGGGCGCTGGAGCAGCGGCTGCGTGACCGCGCCCACACGATCGTCGAGGGCGCGCGTGCCCGCTCCGGGCCCTTCGACTTCGTCACCGAGGTCGCCTGCGAACTGCCCCTCCAGGCGATAGCCGAGCTGATCGGCATCCCGCAGGACGACCGGGTCAAGATCTTCGAGTGGTCCAACCGGATGATCGCGTACGACGACCCGGAGTACGCCATCACCGAGGAGGTCGGCGCCGAGTCGGCCACCGAACTCATCTCGTACGCCATGAACATGGCCGCGGACCGAAAGCAGTGCCCCGCGAAGGACATCGTCAGCACGCTGGTGGCCGCCGAGGACGAGGGCAACCTCGGTTCCGACGAGTTCGGCTTCTTCGTGCTGATGCTGTCGGTCGCCGGCAACGAGACCACCCGCAACGCCATCACGCACGGCATGCACGCGTTCCTCACCCATCCCGAGCAGTGGGAGCTCTACAAGCGCACCCGTCCGGCGACCACCGCCGAGGAGATCGTCCGCTGGGCGACCCCGGTGGTCTCCTTCCAGCGCACGGCGACCCAGGACACCGAGCTCGGCGGCAAGCTGATCAGGAAGGGCGACCGGGTCGGCCTCTTCTACGCCTCCGCCAACCACGACCCCGAGGTGTTCGCGAACCCCGACGAGTTCGACATCACGCGTGATCCCAACCCGCACCTCGGCTTCGGCGGCGGAGGCCCCCACTACTGCCTCGGCAAGTCCCTGGCCGTCCTGGAGATCGACCTCATCTTCCACGCCATCGCCGACGCGATGCCGGACCTCGCCCTGGTGGGCGACCCGCGCCGGCTGCGCTCCGCGTGGATCAACGGCGTCAAGGAGCTCCAGGTCGACGCCGGCTGA
- a CDS encoding bifunctional glycosyltransferase 87/phosphatase PAP2 family protein, translated as MANVEHGGRAGGAFGAGAGAGAAESAKARLRTIRIGLWLIAAVLAVRQVAVVLSTPKGERLTDLETWVGPEGVLHVKGSLYDSTQFTGTPFGGLVLKPLTRAAEQGLGWGWTFGSLSLVVALGVVAARALPQPVSRRTSLLAAPVAISLLMLSLPVRNALYLGQTSIIPVLLVLLACFTVRGERASGVLIGLAAALQPTVLLFAPLLWFTGRRRAAVSGALTFVACTALAWAAMPHDSHTYWVHHLAGVGLGRDADDLTNQSLHGALLRLGLNGPLEIGLFLLLGAGVAVLGLRRAVRYAKDGQLLLAVAITGCVAVAVSPTTWQHQLLWVLLALVGRVGRKASDRAMWPVAVVLVMTLPAKMMLPNMAAVYPLRDNVVLLAALAAVTVVPFLSRTSEYYRAPIPTDYAEPVPTRWKRVPLLPFLRRVRTRPNLLLELLLIRVGYSAYQQVRLAATGGTNAGGRATAEHHGDQILSIERLLHLDIEHWANHAVFKVEWLRDFFDFYYESFHFVVPLTVLALLYTRRPGDYRWARSALGFATLLALVGFWLYPLAPPRLMPGLGVIDTVHGVQDFSKPDYGTLTALTNQYAAMPSLHFGWSLWCGLVIAILAPKWWMKALGLLHPLFTVSAIVATGNHWVLDAVGGAAVVAAGFGLTYLLQGPRPRPLTRAVEGGAKVPAQASGSPVASPGAGLADSPEGGPAGSAAGSRPGRQGSAAGSPEGRRTDSPADSPADSPAGRTAG; from the coding sequence GTGGCGAATGTGGAGCACGGTGGGCGAGCGGGTGGTGCCTTCGGGGCGGGGGCGGGGGCGGGGGCGGCGGAATCGGCGAAGGCGCGGCTACGCACGATCCGTATCGGGCTGTGGCTGATCGCCGCGGTCCTCGCGGTGCGACAGGTCGCCGTCGTCCTGAGCACCCCCAAAGGGGAACGGCTGACCGACCTTGAGACCTGGGTCGGGCCCGAGGGCGTCCTTCATGTGAAGGGATCGCTGTACGACTCGACGCAGTTCACCGGAACACCTTTCGGCGGACTCGTCCTCAAGCCCCTCACCCGCGCCGCCGAACAGGGGCTCGGCTGGGGATGGACCTTCGGCAGCCTGTCGCTGGTCGTCGCGCTCGGCGTGGTCGCGGCGCGCGCCCTGCCGCAGCCCGTGAGCCGGCGCACCTCACTGCTCGCCGCACCCGTGGCCATCAGCCTGCTGATGCTGTCGCTGCCGGTGCGCAACGCCCTCTACCTCGGCCAGACCAGCATCATCCCGGTCCTGCTCGTCCTGCTGGCCTGCTTCACGGTCCGCGGGGAACGGGCGAGCGGCGTCCTGATCGGCCTCGCGGCGGCACTGCAGCCCACCGTGCTGCTCTTCGCCCCGCTGCTCTGGTTCACCGGGCGCCGCCGCGCCGCCGTGTCCGGCGCGCTGACCTTCGTCGCCTGCACCGCCCTCGCCTGGGCCGCGATGCCGCACGACTCCCACACGTACTGGGTGCACCACCTCGCGGGCGTCGGGCTCGGCCGGGACGCCGACGACCTCACCAACCAGTCGCTGCACGGCGCGCTGCTGCGCCTCGGCCTCAACGGCCCGCTGGAGATCGGCCTGTTCCTGCTGCTCGGCGCGGGAGTCGCGGTCCTGGGCCTGCGCCGTGCCGTGCGCTACGCCAAGGACGGGCAGCTGCTCCTGGCCGTGGCGATCACCGGCTGCGTCGCCGTCGCCGTCTCGCCCACCACCTGGCAGCACCAGTTGCTGTGGGTCCTGCTCGCGCTGGTCGGCCGGGTCGGCAGGAAGGCCTCGGACCGCGCCATGTGGCCCGTCGCCGTCGTCCTCGTCATGACCCTGCCCGCGAAGATGATGCTGCCGAACATGGCGGCGGTCTACCCGCTGCGCGACAACGTGGTGCTGCTCGCCGCGCTCGCCGCCGTCACGGTCGTGCCGTTCCTCTCCCGCACCTCGGAGTACTACCGGGCGCCGATCCCCACGGACTACGCGGAGCCCGTCCCCACCCGATGGAAGCGGGTGCCGCTGCTGCCCTTCCTCCGCCGCGTCCGCACCCGCCCGAACCTGCTGCTCGAACTGCTGCTGATCCGCGTCGGCTACTCCGCCTACCAGCAGGTCAGGCTGGCCGCGACGGGCGGCACCAACGCGGGCGGCCGGGCCACCGCCGAGCACCACGGCGACCAGATACTCTCCATCGAGCGGCTCCTGCACCTCGACATCGAGCACTGGGCCAACCACGCGGTGTTCAAGGTCGAGTGGCTGCGGGACTTCTTCGACTTCTACTACGAGTCGTTCCACTTCGTCGTCCCGCTCACCGTCCTCGCCCTGCTCTACACCCGCCGTCCCGGCGACTACCGCTGGGCGCGCTCGGCACTCGGCTTCGCCACGCTGCTCGCGCTCGTCGGCTTCTGGCTCTATCCGCTGGCCCCGCCGCGCCTGATGCCGGGGCTGGGCGTCATCGACACCGTGCACGGGGTGCAGGACTTCTCCAAGCCGGACTACGGCACGCTGACCGCGCTCACCAACCAGTACGCGGCGATGCCCTCGCTGCACTTCGGCTGGTCCCTGTGGTGCGGACTGGTGATCGCGATCCTGGCGCCCAAGTGGTGGATGAAGGCGCTCGGTCTGCTGCACCCGCTGTTCACCGTCTCGGCGATCGTGGCGACCGGCAACCACTGGGTGCTGGACGCGGTGGGCGGCGCGGCGGTCGTCGCCGCGGGCTTCGGCCTGACCTACCTCCTCCAGGGCCCGAGGCCGCGGCCGCTGACGCGGGCGGTGGAGGGCGGCGCGAAGGTGCCGGCCCAGGCGTCGGGCAGTCCGGTGGCCAGTCCGGGTGCCGGCCTCGCGGACAGCCCGGAAGGCGGTCCCGCGGGGAGTGCCGCAGGCAGCCGGCCAGGCCGTCAGGGGAGTGCCGCCGGCAGCCCGGAAGGCCGTCGCACGGACAGCCCGGCAGACAGCCCCGCGGACAGCCCGGCGGGTCGTACGGCGGGCTGA
- a CDS encoding energy-coupling factor transporter transmembrane component T produces MRAAPAVPDDGRGGRRRPRRTRAPQAHRGNALHPGAWWIWALGLGTAASRTTNPLLLALLVGTAGYVVAARRTSAPWSRSYGAFVRLGMAVLGIRLAFAVLLGSPVPGSHVLVTLPEVPLPHWAQGIRIGGRVTAEGLVFALYDGLKLATLLICVGAANALANPARLLKSLPGALYEAGVAVVVALTFAPHLIADAQRLRAARRLRGRPDRGLRGLLQVALPVLEGALERSVALAAAMDARGYGRTAEVAPAVRRTTAVLTLGGLVGVCAGTYGLLTAEGDGYGLPVLLAGLAAALGGLWLGGRRSPRTRYRPDVWGARAWLVAGSGVAVAAGLIVSAAYDPVALRTGVVPLVAPALPLWPAAAVLLGLLPAFVAPVPGRPRSPGKRPAAQEPAAPEEPS; encoded by the coding sequence ATGCGCGCCGCACCCGCCGTGCCGGACGACGGCCGTGGCGGGCGTCGGCGGCCACGTCGCACCCGCGCGCCGCAGGCGCACCGCGGCAACGCCCTGCACCCCGGAGCCTGGTGGATCTGGGCCCTTGGCCTGGGCACCGCCGCCTCCCGCACCACCAACCCGCTGCTGCTCGCGCTCCTCGTCGGCACGGCCGGATACGTGGTGGCGGCACGCCGCACCTCGGCCCCCTGGTCCCGCTCGTACGGCGCGTTCGTCAGACTCGGTATGGCCGTGCTCGGCATCCGTCTCGCCTTCGCGGTCCTCCTCGGCTCCCCCGTCCCCGGCTCGCACGTCCTCGTGACGCTCCCCGAGGTCCCCCTCCCGCACTGGGCACAGGGCATCCGTATCGGCGGCCGGGTCACCGCCGAGGGCCTGGTCTTCGCGCTCTACGACGGCCTGAAACTGGCCACGCTCCTCATCTGCGTCGGCGCGGCGAACGCCCTCGCGAACCCGGCGCGGCTCCTGAAGTCCCTGCCGGGCGCGCTCTACGAGGCGGGTGTCGCGGTCGTCGTCGCGCTGACCTTCGCACCGCACCTGATCGCGGACGCGCAACGACTGCGCGCCGCCCGCCGGCTGCGCGGCCGCCCCGACCGTGGCCTGCGCGGACTGCTACAGGTCGCCCTCCCGGTCCTGGAGGGCGCGCTGGAGCGTTCGGTCGCGCTCGCCGCGGCGATGGACGCGCGCGGCTACGGCCGGACCGCCGAGGTGGCGCCCGCCGTCCGCCGCACCACCGCCGTCCTGACGCTGGGCGGGCTGGTCGGCGTCTGCGCGGGCACGTACGGGCTGCTGACCGCCGAGGGCGACGGTTACGGACTGCCCGTGCTGCTCGCCGGGCTGGCCGCGGCGCTGGGCGGCCTGTGGCTGGGCGGCCGCCGCTCCCCGCGCACGCGCTACCGCCCCGACGTGTGGGGCGCGCGGGCGTGGCTGGTGGCCGGGTCCGGCGTCGCCGTCGCCGCCGGACTGATCGTCAGCGCCGCGTACGACCCCGTCGCGCTGCGCACCGGTGTCGTCCCCCTGGTGGCCCCGGCCCTTCCCCTGTGGCCCGCGGCCGCCGTGCTGCTCGGTCTGCTGCCCGCCTTCGTCGCCCCCGTTCCCGGACGGCCCCGCTCACCCGGGAAACGTCCGGCCGCCCAGGAACCCGCCGCCCCCGAGGAGCCCTCATGA
- a CDS encoding ECF transporter S component, whose translation MTAPGAPRRTAPHQPQVRAVRLGPRSLAALCLVSVIGVAGFGWPLFADPASQVGTHAQDAPWLFAGLLVLLVAVVAATISESGLGPKAVAMLGVLAATGAALRPIGAGTAGIEPMFFLMVLSGRVLGPGFGFVLGSVTMFSSALLTGGVGPWMPFQMLAMGWFTMGAGLLPGPDRLRGRAELSLLAVYGFLAAFAYGTVMNLEGWPFMSALASSVAFDPHAGVPANLARFLAYCVATSLGWDLGRAVVTVVLTLTLGAPLLRALRRATRRAAFETPVTFDPR comes from the coding sequence ATGACCGCGCCCGGCGCCCCCCGGCGCACCGCACCGCACCAGCCGCAGGTCCGTGCCGTCCGTCTCGGCCCCCGCTCCCTCGCCGCCCTCTGCCTGGTGAGCGTCATCGGCGTCGCCGGATTCGGCTGGCCGCTCTTCGCGGACCCCGCCTCCCAGGTCGGCACCCACGCGCAGGACGCCCCCTGGCTGTTCGCGGGGCTGCTCGTCCTGCTCGTCGCGGTCGTGGCCGCGACGATCTCCGAGTCCGGTCTCGGCCCGAAGGCGGTGGCCATGCTCGGCGTGCTGGCCGCGACCGGCGCCGCCCTGCGGCCGATCGGGGCCGGGACCGCCGGGATCGAGCCGATGTTCTTCCTGATGGTGCTGAGCGGACGGGTGCTCGGACCGGGGTTCGGGTTCGTGCTCGGGTCCGTGACCATGTTCTCGTCCGCGCTGCTCACCGGCGGGGTGGGGCCGTGGATGCCGTTCCAGATGCTCGCCATGGGCTGGTTCACCATGGGCGCCGGGCTGCTGCCCGGACCGGACCGGCTGCGCGGGCGCGCCGAGCTGTCCCTGCTCGCCGTGTACGGGTTCCTGGCCGCCTTCGCGTACGGCACCGTCATGAACCTGGAGGGCTGGCCCTTCATGAGCGCGCTGGCCTCGAGCGTCGCCTTCGACCCGCACGCAGGCGTCCCCGCGAACCTGGCCCGCTTTCTCGCGTACTGCGTGGCCACCTCGCTCGGCTGGGACCTGGGCCGGGCCGTGGTGACGGTCGTCCTGACGCTCACGCTGGGCGCGCCGCTCCTCAGGGCGCTGCGCCGGGCCACGCGGCGGGCCGCCTTCGAGACGCCGGTCACGTTCGACCCCCGCTGA
- a CDS encoding ABC transporter ATP-binding protein: protein MIRFEDVSVTYDGAAGPTVQGVDFEVPEGELVLLAGPSGVGKSTVLGAVGGLVPHFTGGTLRGRVTVAGRDTRTHKPRELADVVGTVGQDPLSHFVTDTVEDELAYGMESLGLAPAVMRRRVEETLDLLGLADLRDRPIATLSGGQQQRVAIGSVLTPHPRVLVLDEPTSALDPAAAEEVLAVLQRLVHDLGTTVLLAEHRLERVIQYADRVALLPSPGTPPLLGTPAEIMAVSPVYPPVVDLGRLAGWSPLPLTVRDARRRAGALRERLAEFTPAAPSAPGLLPPPGAPADGPPQRPRSLPPVRRRPRLLRGRTPDSPAAPAPAAVVEGLAVRRGQVDALRRVDLTAAPGGIIALMGRNGAGKSTLLGTLVGLVEPAAGSVRVGGAVPHRTAPRDLIRRVGLVPQEPRDLLYADTVAAECAAADADAGAEAGTCRALVSALLPAITDDTHPRDLSEGQRLALALAVVLTARPPLLLLDEPTRGLDYAAKARLVTILRELAAEGHAIVLATHDVELAAELAHRVVVLADGEVVADGPTAEVVVASPSFAPQVTKVLAPQPWLTVAQIRDALARDALA, encoded by the coding sequence ATGATCCGCTTCGAGGATGTCTCCGTGACGTACGACGGAGCGGCCGGACCCACCGTCCAGGGCGTGGACTTCGAGGTGCCCGAGGGAGAACTGGTGCTGCTCGCCGGGCCCTCCGGAGTCGGCAAGTCCACCGTTCTCGGTGCGGTCGGCGGTCTCGTCCCGCACTTCACGGGCGGCACCCTGCGCGGCCGTGTCACGGTCGCCGGCCGGGACACCCGTACCCACAAGCCGCGCGAACTCGCCGACGTCGTCGGCACGGTGGGCCAGGACCCGCTGTCCCATTTCGTGACGGACACGGTCGAGGACGAACTCGCCTACGGCATGGAGTCGCTGGGCCTCGCACCCGCGGTGATGCGCCGCCGCGTCGAGGAGACCCTCGATCTGCTGGGCCTCGCGGACCTGCGTGACCGGCCGATCGCCACCCTCTCCGGCGGCCAGCAGCAGCGGGTCGCCATCGGCTCGGTCCTCACCCCGCACCCTCGGGTCCTGGTCCTCGACGAGCCCACGTCCGCCCTGGACCCGGCCGCCGCCGAGGAGGTCCTCGCCGTCCTGCAGCGCCTCGTCCACGACCTCGGCACGACCGTGCTGCTGGCCGAGCACCGCCTCGAACGCGTCATCCAGTACGCCGACCGCGTCGCCCTCCTCCCCTCCCCCGGCACCCCGCCGCTCCTCGGCACCCCGGCCGAGATCATGGCCGTCTCCCCGGTGTACCCGCCGGTGGTGGACCTGGGCCGGCTGGCCGGCTGGTCCCCGCTCCCGCTCACCGTGCGCGACGCGCGGCGCAGGGCGGGAGCGCTGCGCGAACGGCTCGCGGAGTTCACGCCGGCGGCGCCGTCGGCACCGGGGCTTCTCCCCCCGCCGGGTGCCCCCGCCGACGGGCCGCCCCAGCGTCCCCGGTCCCTCCCGCCTGTCCGTCGGCGTCCGCGTCTCCTCCGCGGGCGTACCCCCGATTCCCCGGCGGCGCCCGCACCCGCCGCCGTCGTCGAGGGCCTCGCCGTGCGCCGCGGTCAGGTCGACGCGCTCCGGCGCGTGGACCTGACCGCCGCCCCCGGGGGGATCATCGCGCTGATGGGACGCAACGGAGCAGGCAAGTCCACCCTGCTCGGCACACTGGTGGGACTGGTCGAACCGGCCGCCGGTTCGGTCCGGGTCGGGGGCGCGGTCCCGCACCGGACGGCGCCCCGGGACCTGATCCGGCGCGTGGGTCTCGTACCGCAGGAGCCACGGGATCTGCTGTACGCCGACACGGTCGCCGCCGAGTGCGCCGCGGCCGACGCCGACGCGGGCGCCGAGGCCGGTACCTGCCGGGCGCTGGTCTCCGCGCTGCTGCCCGCGATCACCGACGACACCCATCCCCGGGACCTGTCGGAGGGACAGCGGCTGGCGCTGGCGCTGGCCGTCGTCCTGACGGCCCGCCCCCCGCTGCTGCTCCTCGACGAACCGACCCGGGGCCTCGACTACGCGGCGAAGGCCCGGCTGGTCACCATCCTGCGCGAGCTGGCCGCCGAGGGGCACGCCATCGTGCTGGCCACCCACGACGTGGAGCTCGCCGCCGAACTCGCGCACCGCGTGGTCGTCCTCGCGGACGGCGAGGTCGTCGCCGACGGCCCGACCGCCGAGGTGGTCGTCGCGTCCCCGTCCTTCGCCCCGCAGGTCACCAAGGTGCTGGCCCCGCAGCCATGGCTCACGGTCGCCCAGATCAGGGACGCGCTCGCAAGGGACGCGCTCGCATGA
- a CDS encoding TerD family protein, giving the protein MITLTKEDGPADLDGVTHLSIGVSWDPTAGSSGGLMGKLRRQAGTDLDLIAIAMQGPDPVRLAGLDSLDPLGNGSLVHSGDNQTGRGDGDDETVTVEFARVPANVTSIVFVAAAFKKSSSFQKARNISIKVYDATGGTTQQVADIWPSLLSNDNGCAVAKAIRVGNVWKLEVINQTGRIKQGDERDLMRFAVNK; this is encoded by the coding sequence ATGATCACGCTCACGAAGGAAGACGGCCCGGCGGACCTCGACGGGGTGACCCATCTGTCCATCGGGGTGTCCTGGGACCCCACCGCCGGATCGAGCGGCGGACTGATGGGGAAGCTCCGCCGGCAGGCCGGCACCGACCTCGACCTGATAGCGATCGCGATGCAGGGCCCGGACCCGGTGCGGCTGGCGGGCCTGGACTCCCTGGACCCGCTGGGCAACGGCTCGTTGGTGCACAGCGGTGACAACCAGACCGGCCGCGGCGACGGCGACGACGAGACGGTGACCGTCGAGTTCGCCCGGGTGCCGGCCAACGTCACGTCGATCGTGTTCGTCGCCGCCGCGTTCAAGAAGAGCAGTTCCTTCCAGAAGGCGCGGAACATCAGCATCAAGGTGTACGACGCGACCGGGGGCACCACCCAGCAGGTCGCCGACATCTGGCCGAGCCTGCTCAGCAACGACAACGGCTGCGCGGTGGCCAAGGCGATAAGGGTCGGCAATGTCTGGAAGCTGGAGGTGATCAACCAGACGGGCCGGATCAAGCAGGGTGACGAGCGGGACCTGATGCGCTTCGCGGTGAACAAGTAG
- a CDS encoding SCO2322 family protein, which produces MSRRRTTAPALLLVPLLLAPLLLVLTAAGPAQAVGYRYWSFWDRTGSTWTYATQGPSTARPSDGDVEGFRFAVSEDSQDASKPRGNADFASVCAGTGARAGTKRVALVLDFGTAADAPSGETPPAPRTACARVPSDATAADALASVAKPLRYDTNALLCAIAGYPRTGCGEQVSAPHEPTASARPRSGAPRHGPSAGLLAGLAAVVLLGAAAIWQARRRRG; this is translated from the coding sequence GTGAGCCGGCGCCGCACGACGGCTCCGGCCCTGCTCCTCGTCCCCCTGCTCCTCGCCCCGCTGCTGCTCGTCCTCACCGCGGCCGGGCCGGCGCAGGCCGTCGGCTACCGTTACTGGTCCTTCTGGGACCGGACCGGCAGCACCTGGACGTACGCGACGCAGGGCCCGTCGACCGCGCGGCCGTCCGACGGGGACGTCGAGGGTTTCCGCTTCGCGGTGAGCGAGGACTCGCAGGACGCCTCGAAGCCGCGCGGGAACGCCGACTTCGCGTCCGTCTGCGCCGGCACCGGGGCACGGGCGGGCACCAAACGGGTGGCCCTGGTCCTCGACTTCGGCACGGCGGCCGACGCTCCCTCCGGAGAGACGCCGCCGGCACCGCGTACGGCCTGCGCCCGCGTCCCCTCCGACGCGACGGCGGCGGACGCACTGGCCTCGGTGGCCAAGCCCCTCCGCTACGACACCAACGCCCTGTTGTGCGCCATCGCGGGCTACCCGCGAACCGGCTGCGGCGAGCAGGTCTCGGCCCCGCACGAGCCGACGGCCTCCGCCCGCCCCCGGTCCGGGGCACCCCGCCACGGCCCGTCGGCGGGCCTGCTCGCGGGCCTCGCCGCGGTGGTCCTCCTCGGCGCGGCCGCGATCTGGCAGGCCCGCCGCCGCCGGGGCTGA
- a CDS encoding transglycosylase SLT domain-containing protein, with translation MSVSFIRRIASPKKVLTTAAVATATVGMALAAAPAQAATTSASSAQSIAHEMIPDAAQFTAFSKIVERESGWNPSATNSASGAYGLVQALPASKMSSAGSDWKTNPATQIKWGLDYMNSRYGSPVGAWSFWQAHNWY, from the coding sequence GTGTCCGTCTCCTTCATCCGCCGCATCGCCTCTCCGAAGAAGGTCCTCACCACTGCCGCCGTGGCCACCGCCACCGTCGGCATGGCTCTGGCCGCGGCTCCCGCCCAGGCCGCCACCACCTCGGCCTCCTCCGCCCAGTCGATCGCGCACGAGATGATCCCGGACGCCGCGCAGTTCACCGCCTTCAGCAAGATCGTCGAGCGCGAGAGCGGCTGGAACCCCAGCGCGACGAACTCCGCGTCCGGCGCCTACGGTCTGGTCCAGGCCCTGCCCGCGTCGAAGATGTCGTCCGCCGGCTCCGACTGGAAGACCAACCCCGCCACCCAGATCAAGTGGGGTCTGGACTACATGAACTCCCGCTACGGCAGCCCGGTCGGCGCCTGGAGCTTCTGGCAGGCCCACAACTGGTACTGA